A genomic window from Tolypothrix sp. PCC 7910 includes:
- a CDS encoding acyl carrier protein codes for MKTIDLITEETKNIVSSVLPNISREDLSESSNLFSLGLDSVNAMTLVLKLQSNFGIRFAVNDINAENFQSIETIVQLINTKQS; via the coding sequence ATGAAAACTATTGATTTAATTACAGAAGAAACTAAAAATATAGTTTCAAGTGTATTACCAAATATTAGTAGAGAAGATTTGTCAGAATCTAGCAATCTTTTTAGCCTTGGTCTAGATTCTGTTAATGCTATGACACTTGTTTTAAAACTACAGAGTAATTTTGGGATTAGATTTGCAGTTAATGATATTAATGCAGAAAATTTCCAAAGCATAGAAACGATTGTGCAGTTAATAAATACCAAGCAAAGCTGA
- a CDS encoding class I adenylate-forming enzyme family protein, with protein sequence MLNKNLEEVVKKYPHKTAIAYGNVRISYQELYGSIQDLSNDLSIAGIAQGDCVALVLPNIPEFAIAFYAIAKINAIALPINPLLKEEELRYYIIDSNARAIITNSDGVDISRKIISKLDKKIELIVINDIKLTNQVNHSIIPENTSNFNGDVLYQYSSGSTGRPKRVCRSQNNLYHEVINFTQTTNISSADNILCLVPLYHAHGLGNCLLAALNNGATLVILEQVTNQGKALEVPFVFRRARVLELIEKEQITILPAVPYIFNTLAETPDDNQVDVSSLKLCFSAGNFLSKEIFDKFLQRFNIPVRQLYGCTEAGSIAINLDSDLTSTYNSVGCPLKNIEIKIIDDAGKELPFGNIGEIVIKSPALTKGYCDKPKLNQQVFQNGTFFTGDLGKKDVVGRVYITGRKQIFIDTGGHKVDPLEIEKILITHNQVKEAVVVGIKGSYAGEIIKAVIVPQNQDICDEKEILSYCKGKLADFKVPKVIEFRNEIPKSPLGKVLRKNLIDNFSDRITS encoded by the coding sequence ATGTTAAATAAAAACTTAGAAGAAGTTGTTAAAAAATATCCTCATAAAACTGCGATCGCTTACGGTAATGTCAGGATTAGCTACCAAGAGCTTTATGGTAGTATCCAGGATTTAAGTAACGACTTAAGCATTGCTGGTATTGCCCAAGGTGATTGTGTAGCCTTAGTTTTACCCAACATTCCAGAGTTTGCGATCGCCTTTTACGCGATTGCTAAAATAAATGCTATAGCTTTGCCAATCAACCCCCTGCTTAAAGAGGAAGAACTCCGTTACTACATCATTGATAGTAACGCTCGGGCTATAATTACTAATAGTGATGGCGTAGATATTAGTCGAAAAATTATCTCAAAGTTAGATAAAAAAATAGAATTAATTGTTATTAATGATATTAAACTGACCAATCAAGTAAATCACTCAATAATTCCAGAAAACACCTCTAATTTTAACGGTGATGTGCTTTATCAATATTCTTCTGGCTCTACTGGTAGACCAAAAAGAGTATGTAGAAGCCAAAATAATTTATATCACGAAGTTATCAACTTTACTCAAACCACTAATATCTCATCCGCAGATAATATTTTATGTTTAGTGCCACTGTATCACGCACATGGACTAGGTAATTGCTTATTAGCTGCTCTAAATAATGGCGCGACTCTGGTAATTTTAGAACAAGTTACAAATCAAGGCAAAGCCCTTGAAGTACCATTTGTATTTAGACGTGCGCGAGTTTTAGAACTGATAGAAAAAGAGCAGATTACTATCTTACCTGCTGTTCCCTATATTTTTAATACTCTTGCAGAAACACCAGATGATAATCAAGTTGATGTTTCCTCGCTAAAATTATGCTTTTCTGCAGGTAACTTTTTATCGAAAGAGATTTTTGATAAATTTTTGCAAAGGTTTAATATTCCTGTGCGACAACTTTATGGTTGTACAGAAGCAGGTTCTATCGCCATTAATCTCGATTCTGATTTAACCAGCACTTATAATTCTGTAGGGTGTCCGTTAAAAAATATTGAAATTAAAATTATTGATGATGCTGGCAAAGAACTACCATTTGGTAATATTGGGGAGATAGTTATCAAAAGTCCAGCATTAACGAAAGGATATTGTGATAAACCAAAACTAAATCAGCAGGTATTTCAAAATGGTACGTTTTTCACTGGTGATTTAGGCAAAAAAGATGTAGTTGGACGGGTTTATATTACTGGGAGAAAACAAATCTTTATTGATACAGGCGGACATAAAGTCGATCCGTTAGAAATCGAAAAAATATTGATAACTCACAATCAAGTTAAAGAAGCTGTAGTGGTTGGTATTAAAGGCTCCTATGCAGGAGAAATTATCAAAGCAGTTATTGTCCCTCAAAACCAAGATATTTGTGATGAGAAAGAGATTTTATCTTATTGCAAAGGTAAGTTAGCTGATTTTAAAGTACCAAAAGTTATAGAATTTCGGAATGAAATTCCTAAAAGTCCACTAGGTAAGGTTTTAAGAAAAAATTTAATTGATAATTTCTCAGATAGAATAACATCATGA
- a CDS encoding AAA-like domain-containing protein, producing the protein MKYQVGGSLPSNDPSYVIRQADEQLYTSLKAGDFCYIFNSRQMGKSSLLHRTKDHLIEEGHSCVYIDVTRLGSEDTTTEQWYKGIIICLFYGLNLAEKINFKEWWEMQAGLSPVQKLNQFVEDILLSPEESQRTFIFIDEIDSLLSLSFPVSDFFAWIRHCYNQRAHDPKFQRLAFAIFGVATPSDLIADKRRTPFNIGTAIELYGFKLEEATPLLKGLEKVVCQPQIILQKIIDWTAGQPFLTQKLCQLVVQIAKETPHNKIDLPPATEGYWIEQLVKKQIIQQWKAKDDPEHLRTIRDRLLYNEQRAGRLLGIYQQVLQAEAGNPPVAIDDSREQKELLLSGLVEKSNGYLKIKNSIYRHVFNGEWVERQLDNLRPYSQIFNAWIASNYQDESRLLRGKALKDAQNWSIGKSLSDLDYKFFAASQEYEQREIQITLEAARAKEIEARLAQEKKSAKVQRLLLIGLLIKLVISMMLGCGIYILYCQSQNSETDAKNSEIRALISASEGMFASNRRLDALVAAIKAQQRLQKLEKPNADIEHQVNDVLEQAVYGADEYNRFSGHQAPVMSVDISPDSSLIASGSIDKTVKLWRRDGTALTTLTGHQGAIRSVKFSPDGQMLASASEDGTIKLWKRQGTDSQWHISTTFKGHTASVWGVAFSPDGQFLVSGGWDRTVRFWQQDGKLLKTLQGYKRGFWGVAFSPDGQTVAAANLDGTVKLWQRDATGWQNPKQLQILRGHTAWVEGVAFSPDGQTIASASEDKTVKLWRRDSRNGSYRLDKTLQGHTAGIAGVAFSPDGQTIACASLDKTMKLWNIDGTELKTLKGHSASIWGVSFSPDGSFIASAGAENLVKLWQSQNPFQKSVITHSAGIWSIAITADSSIIGTASHENVAKLWSREGKLLKTLMEKDVIFEVLFSEDGKLVALPDDNNQVKIKWLNSEPVLKTGFLSQATGESRRNNNVAIYKDTLGKITGVALSPNGKAIAIANVEKIAQIWKRDRTQSQVLRGHKAEIWQVAFSPDGKMVATASADGTAKLWTLEGKLLTTLVGHTASVWRLAFSPDSKMVATASGDNTVKLWTVNGKLLHTFKGHTGAIWGVAFSPDSQIIASGSVDGIIKLWQLDGREITTLKGHTAAIRKIAISRDGTFLASGGDDNTLIIWNLPRILKTNPLAYGCNLVQDYLKTNTAVEKGDRSLCN; encoded by the coding sequence ATGAAATACCAAGTTGGCGGTAGTTTGCCAAGTAACGATCCAAGCTACGTTATTCGTCAGGCAGACGAACAGCTTTATACCAGCTTAAAGGCTGGTGATTTTTGTTATATCTTTAATTCCCGCCAAATGGGTAAATCATCTCTGTTGCATCGCACAAAAGACCATTTGATCGAAGAAGGTCATAGCTGCGTTTATATAGATGTCACACGTTTGGGTAGTGAAGATACCACGACTGAACAATGGTATAAAGGAATCATTATTTGCCTTTTTTATGGTTTAAATTTAGCTGAGAAAATCAATTTTAAAGAATGGTGGGAAATGCAAGCAGGTCTTTCACCTGTACAGAAACTAAATCAATTTGTTGAAGATATTTTACTTTCACCAGAAGAAAGTCAACGCACATTTATTTTTATTGATGAGATTGATAGTTTATTAAGTTTGAGCTTTCCAGTTAGTGACTTTTTTGCCTGGATTCGTCATTGTTATAACCAACGTGCTCACGACCCAAAATTTCAACGTTTAGCATTTGCAATATTTGGGGTAGCAACTCCATCCGATCTGATTGCTGATAAACGCCGCACACCTTTTAACATTGGTACAGCAATTGAGTTATATGGTTTTAAACTAGAAGAAGCAACCCCATTACTTAAAGGATTAGAAAAAGTTGTTTGCCAGCCACAAATAATATTACAAAAAATTATTGACTGGACGGCTGGACAACCTTTTTTAACACAAAAACTTTGTCAGTTAGTTGTGCAGATAGCAAAGGAAACGCCGCACAACAAAATTGATTTACCGCCAGCTACAGAAGGGTATTGGATTGAGCAACTGGTAAAAAAGCAGATCATCCAACAATGGAAAGCCAAGGACGATCCAGAACACCTACGAACAATTCGCGATCGCCTATTATATAACGAACAGCGTGCTGGCAGGTTATTAGGCATTTATCAGCAAGTTTTACAAGCTGAGGCTGGTAATCCTCCGGTAGCAATTGATGATAGTCGAGAACAAAAAGAACTATTGTTATCTGGCTTAGTTGAGAAATCTAATGGCTACCTCAAAATTAAAAATTCCATTTATCGCCATGTGTTTAATGGGGAATGGGTAGAAAGACAATTAGACAACCTGCGTCCTTACTCGCAAATCTTTAATGCTTGGATAGCATCAAATTATCAAGATGAGTCACGCCTGCTGCGGGGAAAAGCCTTAAAAGATGCTCAAAACTGGTCAATAGGTAAAAGTTTGAGCGATTTAGATTATAAATTTTTTGCTGCTAGTCAAGAATACGAACAAAGGGAAATTCAAATCACATTAGAAGCAGCTAGAGCCAAAGAAATAGAAGCCAGACTAGCACAGGAGAAAAAAAGTGCTAAAGTGCAAAGATTGCTGTTAATTGGTCTGTTGATTAAGTTAGTAATTTCTATGATGTTGGGATGCGGAATATATATTTTGTATTGCCAATCCCAAAACAGTGAAACTGATGCCAAAAACAGCGAAATTCGCGCACTTATATCGGCTTCTGAAGGAATGTTTGCCTCAAATCGCAGATTAGATGCGCTTGTCGCTGCAATTAAAGCTCAACAGAGACTACAAAAACTAGAAAAACCCAACGCCGATATTGAGCATCAGGTGAATGATGTATTGGAGCAAGCAGTTTATGGCGCTGATGAATACAATCGTTTTTCTGGCCATCAAGCACCTGTAATGTCCGTAGATATTAGTCCCGATAGTTCTTTGATTGCTTCTGGCAGTATAGATAAAACAGTCAAATTATGGCGGCGTGATGGTACAGCCTTGACTACTCTCACAGGTCATCAAGGCGCAATTAGATCTGTCAAATTTAGTCCTGATGGTCAGATGCTAGCTTCAGCCAGTGAAGATGGTACGATTAAATTGTGGAAACGACAAGGTACAGATAGCCAGTGGCACATTTCTACAACATTTAAAGGTCATACTGCTTCAGTTTGGGGAGTCGCCTTTAGTCCTGATGGTCAGTTCCTTGTCTCTGGTGGTTGGGATAGAACAGTTAGGTTTTGGCAGCAAGACGGGAAACTGTTAAAAACACTTCAAGGCTACAAACGGGGATTTTGGGGAGTAGCTTTTAGTCCCGATGGTCAAACTGTGGCAGCAGCGAATTTAGACGGGACAGTAAAACTTTGGCAACGAGATGCTACAGGTTGGCAAAACCCCAAGCAGCTACAAATTTTGCGAGGACATACAGCTTGGGTTGAGGGAGTAGCTTTTAGTCCTGACGGGCAAACTATTGCTTCCGCAAGTGAAGATAAAACTGTGAAACTTTGGCGGCGAGACAGCAGAAATGGCAGCTATCGCCTGGATAAAACGCTGCAAGGTCATACAGCTGGGATTGCAGGAGTAGCATTTAGTCCTGATGGCCAGACTATTGCCTGTGCCAGTCTCGACAAAACCATGAAACTTTGGAATATTGACGGTACAGAACTGAAAACCCTCAAAGGACATAGTGCTTCTATTTGGGGAGTGAGTTTCAGCCCTGATGGCAGCTTTATTGCTTCAGCAGGTGCAGAAAACCTGGTGAAACTCTGGCAGAGTCAAAATCCCTTTCAAAAGAGTGTAATTACCCATAGTGCGGGGATTTGGTCAATAGCTATTACCGCCGACAGTTCCATTATTGGTACAGCCAGTCACGAAAACGTGGCGAAATTGTGGAGCCGTGAAGGCAAATTGCTGAAAACTTTGATGGAAAAAGATGTCATTTTCGAGGTTTTATTCAGCGAAGATGGCAAGCTAGTTGCGCTTCCTGATGATAATAATCAGGTAAAAATCAAGTGGCTAAATAGTGAGCCAGTGCTGAAGACGGGTTTTTTGTCTCAAGCGACTGGCGAATCCCGAAGGAACAATAATGTTGCTATTTACAAAGATACCCTCGGCAAGATCACAGGCGTGGCTTTAAGTCCTAATGGTAAAGCGATCGCGATTGCGAATGTGGAAAAGATTGCTCAGATCTGGAAACGCGATCGCACTCAATCGCAGGTTCTGCGAGGACATAAAGCGGAAATCTGGCAAGTTGCTTTTAGTCCCGACGGTAAAATGGTAGCAACCGCCAGTGCTGATGGTACAGCAAAGTTGTGGACATTAGAAGGTAAGCTGCTCACCACCTTAGTTGGACATACTGCATCTGTCTGGAGATTGGCTTTTAGTCCTGACAGTAAAATGGTAGCTACTGCCAGTGGTGATAATACCGTGAAGTTATGGACAGTAAATGGTAAGTTATTGCATACATTTAAAGGTCATACCGGTGCAATTTGGGGAGTAGCATTTAGTCCTGATAGCCAAATAATTGCTTCTGGTAGTGTGGATGGAATCATCAAACTTTGGCAGTTAGATGGCAGAGAAATCACTACCTTAAAAGGTCATACCGCCGCCATTCGCAAAATCGCCATCAGCCGCGATGGTACTTTTTTAGCATCGGGGGGTGATGATAACACCTTAATTATTTGGAATTTACCCCGCATTCTCAAAACCAATCCCCTAGCTTATGGCTGTAACTTGGTGCAGGACTATTTGAAAACTAACACAGCAGTGGAAAAAGGCGATCGCTCTTTGTGTAACTAA
- a CDS encoding AAA-like domain-containing protein — MAKTSGTQPMELKQNRTKRKRGVVLTPKGLKQLQEAIISSEIVENQGDRFTLEKLSQRTNISPRTISRLWSLSKGVDQKTLKLCFNAFDLDLQDEYYSFIQDEEENQAEISELLSESSHLKEQNYWPYPDRPVPLDSPLYIERPPIEEQVYREVTQSGCVIRIRSPRQMGKTSLVVRLLAFAQKQGYHTVNINCDQLDEQCLTDLNRLLRCLCLQIATQLGADTNLDDKWDDEIGCKLSCSLYIQNYLLKQSENPIVLVLSEVDRFFEYPQLGREFFALLRSWCDEARQSKHWRKLRLVVVYSTEQYISLDINHSPFNIGLPIRLREFTVQQVEELARRYGIELTSQELKQLMSLVGGHPGLLQLALFNLLSGSMTLNELIAEAIANGGIYRYHLWQHWVNLQANPGLIQIYAELVTAQKGIILDPVYAYKLESLGLISFEGDRIVPRCELYRNYFAKQLATSA, encoded by the coding sequence TTGGCAAAAACTTCTGGTACACAACCTATGGAATTGAAGCAAAATAGAACTAAGAGAAAAAGAGGAGTTGTATTAACTCCCAAGGGACTCAAGCAATTACAAGAAGCAATTATTTCTAGTGAGATAGTAGAAAATCAAGGGGATCGCTTTACTCTAGAGAAACTCTCGCAACGTACCAATATTTCTCCTAGAACTATTAGCCGTTTGTGGTCTTTAAGTAAAGGTGTAGATCAAAAAACTTTAAAATTATGTTTTAATGCCTTTGATTTAGACCTCCAGGATGAATATTATAGCTTTATACAAGATGAGGAGGAAAATCAAGCAGAAATCTCAGAACTTTTATCAGAGAGTTCTCATCTAAAAGAACAAAATTATTGGCCATATCCAGATAGACCAGTACCCCTAGATTCTCCTTTATATATTGAACGTCCACCTATAGAAGAACAAGTATATCGAGAAGTTACTCAAAGTGGTTGTGTAATCAGGATTCGTTCGCCCAGACAAATGGGGAAAACCTCTTTGGTAGTGCGTCTGCTAGCCTTTGCTCAAAAGCAAGGATACCATACTGTCAATATCAATTGTGACCAACTTGATGAGCAGTGTTTAACTGACTTAAATAGGTTGTTGCGTTGTCTTTGTCTACAAATAGCTACACAATTAGGCGCAGATACCAACCTTGATGACAAATGGGATGATGAGATTGGTTGTAAATTAAGTTGTAGTTTATATATACAAAATTATTTACTAAAACAGAGTGAAAATCCAATAGTTTTGGTGTTGAGTGAAGTTGACCGCTTTTTTGAGTATCCTCAGCTTGGTCGGGAGTTTTTTGCTTTATTGCGTTCTTGGTGCGATGAAGCAAGACAAAGTAAGCATTGGCGAAAATTGAGATTAGTGGTGGTTTACTCAACAGAACAGTACATTTCTTTAGATATTAACCATTCTCCATTTAATATCGGATTACCGATTCGTCTTAGGGAATTTACTGTGCAGCAGGTAGAAGAATTAGCTAGGCGATACGGTATAGAATTGACCAGCCAAGAACTCAAGCAGTTGATGTCTTTGGTAGGAGGTCACCCTGGACTGCTACAACTAGCCTTGTTTAATCTTCTTTCTGGAAGTATGACTTTAAATGAGTTGATAGCTGAAGCGATCGCCAACGGTGGGATTTACCGTTATCATTTATGGCAACATTGGGTAAATCTGCAAGCCAATCCTGGTCTGATTCAGATTTATGCTGAGTTAGTCACAGCACAAAAAGGTATAATTCTTGACCCTGTATATGCGTACAAACTTGAAAGTTTAGGATTAATTTCTTTTGAAGGCGATCGCATCGTACCGCGTTGTGAACTCTACCGCAATTATTTTGCCAAGCAGTTAGCTACAAGTGCGTAA
- a CDS encoding chorismate lyase, whose amino-acid sequence MTAKIFQDTGWHYLTPIWQGEREIIQQGLPHNKLAPTWQILLLGDGSPTRHLQLLTGERTEVDLIEMSNVGMDLDNAPEAIQLLPGPRVRRQVWLRTASGQRLAYATSWWPANYVDKHLQNRKIPIWSSLSGRRTELYREIWGIHYGKSAFLESAFNHTGAFWGRYYLFWHQGKPLTLIYEVFSPYLKKYLGSESIASPYI is encoded by the coding sequence ATGACTGCAAAAATTTTTCAAGACACAGGATGGCACTATTTAACTCCTATTTGGCAAGGAGAAAGGGAAATAATTCAACAAGGTTTACCCCATAATAAGTTGGCTCCAACTTGGCAAATTCTACTGTTGGGAGATGGCTCACCAACCAGACATCTACAACTCCTCACAGGTGAAAGAACAGAAGTAGATTTAATTGAGATGTCTAACGTAGGTATGGACTTGGACAATGCGCCAGAAGCAATCCAATTACTACCAGGGCCAAGAGTCCGGCGACAAGTATGGTTACGTACTGCTTCTGGACAGCGCTTAGCCTATGCAACTTCTTGGTGGCCAGCCAATTATGTCGATAAGCATTTGCAAAACCGAAAGATCCCAATTTGGTCTAGTTTATCTGGCCGACGTACAGAGTTGTATAGAGAAATTTGGGGAATTCATTATGGTAAATCGGCTTTTTTAGAATCAGCTTTTAATCACACAGGAGCTTTTTGGGGACGTTATTACTTATTTTGGCATCAAGGAAAACCTCTAACACTAATTTATGAAGTTTTCTCACCCTACTTAAAAAAGTACTTAGGCTCTGAGAGTATTGCTTCTCCATACATTTAA
- a CDS encoding Rieske 2Fe-2S domain-containing protein codes for MEPEFNFFQHWYPLSPVEDLDPQRPTAVKLLGLHLVIWKPKSSETFQVFLDQCPHRLAPLSEGRIDEQTGNLMCSYHGWQFDRQGICTHVPQAENLELVIKNQKKLCATALPVRQQQDLLWVWPDTKSNEQAANTPLPLSPKVDVSKGFVWTSYVRDLEYDWQTLIENVADPSHVPFSHHGVQGDRKKARPIAFKIVQSTPNLIEVTTEGRLQRTITFEPPCRLEYTFSFGDDSKRFGFVSYCIPVSPGKSRIVIQFARNFGKTLYRLIPRWWDHISDRNLVIDGDMVLLKQQEYFLQQRQFTESWKTAYQLPTSADRLIIEFRNWFDRYCHGQLPWSQLEINVPAQRNLANNRQQILDRYTQHTQHCRSCREALVVVQRLQAALLIYFALTICAVALLPDKLQFQLGLPLILMALLGLGAYAWLKFWLRPRFYFVDYIHADR; via the coding sequence ATGGAACCAGAATTTAACTTTTTCCAGCACTGGTATCCTCTGTCGCCAGTCGAAGACTTAGATCCTCAGCGACCAACAGCAGTGAAACTTTTGGGGTTGCATTTAGTCATCTGGAAACCCAAATCATCTGAAACATTCCAAGTATTTTTAGATCAATGTCCCCACCGCCTTGCTCCCCTAAGTGAAGGTCGCATCGATGAACAAACGGGGAATTTAATGTGTAGCTATCATGGTTGGCAATTTGATCGCCAAGGAATTTGTACTCATGTTCCCCAAGCCGAAAATCTTGAACTTGTGATCAAGAATCAAAAAAAACTCTGTGCTACAGCACTACCAGTTCGTCAGCAACAAGATTTACTCTGGGTTTGGCCAGATACCAAATCAAACGAACAAGCTGCTAATACACCCTTACCTCTATCACCCAAAGTAGACGTAAGCAAAGGCTTTGTTTGGACTTCTTATGTTCGTGATTTAGAGTATGACTGGCAAACTCTTATAGAAAATGTGGCAGATCCCAGTCATGTTCCTTTTTCTCATCATGGCGTACAGGGCGATCGCAAAAAAGCAAGACCGATTGCATTTAAAATTGTGCAGTCAACTCCCAATTTGATTGAAGTGACTACAGAAGGACGTTTACAAAGAACAATCACTTTTGAACCACCTTGTCGCTTGGAATATACATTCAGTTTTGGCGATGACAGCAAACGGTTTGGATTTGTCAGCTACTGTATACCTGTGTCTCCAGGTAAGTCGAGAATTGTCATTCAATTTGCGCGTAACTTTGGCAAAACACTTTATCGCCTCATACCCCGTTGGTGGGATCATATCAGCGATCGCAATCTGGTTATTGATGGCGATATGGTTCTTCTAAAGCAACAAGAGTATTTTCTCCAACAAAGACAATTTACTGAAAGCTGGAAAACTGCCTATCAGCTACCTACAAGTGCAGACCGTTTAATAATTGAGTTTAGGAATTGGTTTGATCGCTATTGTCATGGACAGTTACCTTGGAGCCAACTAGAAATCAATGTTCCAGCACAAAGAAATCTCGCTAATAATCGGCAACAAATCCTTGATCGCTATACACAACATACCCAACATTGTCGTAGCTGTCGAGAAGCACTTGTAGTTGTGCAACGCTTGCAAGCAGCGCTTTTAATCTACTTTGCTCTTACTATTTGCGCTGTTGCTCTCCTTCCCGATAAATTACAATTTCAGCTGGGTTTACCCTTAATTTTGATGGCATTATTAGGTTTAGGTGCTTACGCTTGGCTGAAATTCTGGCTGCGTCCCAGATTTTACTTTGTGGACTACATCCATGCAGACAGATAA
- a CDS encoding TerB family tellurite resistance protein yields the protein MSAVQEVLPASEFLKQNLGISAIPVEAYLNYGYALLAIAGADGKVSEAELNWLVNHQRLAGAPEEVIEKYKSFDYKNADLEQLLSKISVDVSTWSKSRSLLYHAIQMASADDDYSVEEQKAVKKAAKLLKVEDDIALAISRLVQTEEAVTALRKALLQTDVLA from the coding sequence ATGAGCGCAGTTCAAGAAGTACTACCTGCTTCAGAGTTTCTAAAACAAAACTTAGGTATTTCTGCAATTCCGGTTGAAGCATACCTTAACTACGGATATGCACTACTAGCTATTGCTGGAGCAGATGGAAAGGTTTCAGAAGCTGAATTAAATTGGTTAGTCAATCATCAGCGATTGGCTGGCGCTCCCGAAGAGGTAATAGAGAAATATAAATCCTTTGATTACAAAAATGCTGATTTAGAACAGTTATTAAGCAAAATTTCAGTTGATGTTTCTACTTGGTCAAAATCAAGGTCACTGTTATATCATGCAATTCAAATGGCTAGTGCAGATGATGATTACTCAGTTGAAGAACAAAAAGCTGTAAAAAAAGCAGCAAAACTATTAAAAGTTGAAGATGATATTGCGCTTGCTATTAGTAGATTAGTACAAACAGAAGAGGCAGTGACTGCATTACGCAAAGCACTATTACAAACTGATGTTTTAGCTTAA
- a CDS encoding mechanosensitive ion channel family protein, with the protein MNILIILGEVIALIVIFLLINWLIGIIFKQVAKVSWLQGRTANITFLRRSLSRILILTSVVLCLVLIIINGMVIYRGENIQEFQLNLIRSLPTQFWLNLLTASLKTVSLLLLVKLSISPLNRSLDSVCNYAKRADNIKANDESIEAFFKVLKRIVTYSIWISAAILCAKFLYLPEIVSKYLYIALKIYIIISVGLLIVKAVATIVDTLDALSLKYSNSNNLLRLYERLRYLIPLFKKCLEYVLYVGIVNLVVPEIEPVAWISSYTPRIVQIIGVYFLSNVLIEVTYFLLDEFYLKTQETNESQRQKRLTLIPLMRSFAKYFVYFTAGVTILKLLGIDPAPILAGAGIVGIAVGLGAQNLINDIVCGFLILFENYYLVGDYVEVGKVEERNVEGIVEAIELRTTHVRHPDGQLQIIRNGDIGSIINYSKQYIYARVEVSVSYDSNLDHVYRVVDKVGQQLKMEEQDVLESTRVAGLEHFGENNLLLLTLTKVKPGKHLHIQRVLRKILKDTFSQEEIEICGFSKN; encoded by the coding sequence ATGAATATACTAATTATCCTGGGTGAAGTCATTGCTTTAATAGTTATTTTCTTACTAATTAACTGGCTAATTGGCATAATCTTCAAGCAGGTTGCCAAGGTTTCTTGGCTTCAAGGAAGAACTGCAAATATTACCTTCCTACGCCGGAGCCTCAGTCGAATTTTAATTCTGACTTCTGTAGTGCTATGTCTGGTGCTAATTATTATAAACGGAATGGTAATTTATCGAGGTGAAAATATACAGGAATTTCAACTGAATCTGATTCGCAGTCTTCCTACTCAATTTTGGCTCAATCTTTTGACAGCAAGTTTGAAAACTGTGAGTTTACTGCTGTTAGTTAAACTTAGTATTTCACCCTTAAATCGTAGTCTAGACTCGGTTTGTAACTACGCTAAAAGAGCCGATAATATCAAGGCTAATGATGAAAGCATTGAGGCTTTTTTCAAGGTATTAAAGAGAATTGTTACTTATAGCATATGGATATCTGCCGCTATTTTATGTGCTAAATTTCTCTACCTCCCAGAAATTGTTTCTAAATACCTTTATATCGCTTTAAAAATATACATTATTATTTCAGTTGGTTTACTCATTGTCAAAGCGGTTGCTACTATTGTTGATACTCTCGATGCCCTGAGCCTGAAATATTCTAATTCTAACAATTTACTACGTCTATACGAACGTTTACGTTATCTCATACCTCTGTTTAAAAAATGTTTGGAATATGTTCTGTATGTTGGCATAGTCAATCTCGTTGTTCCAGAAATAGAACCTGTAGCTTGGATCAGTTCTTATACCCCTAGAATTGTACAAATTATAGGGGTTTACTTTCTGAGTAATGTTTTGATTGAAGTTACTTACTTTCTGTTAGATGAATTCTACCTCAAAACTCAAGAGACTAATGAATCTCAGAGACAGAAACGGCTGACCTTAATTCCCTTAATGCGGAGTTTTGCTAAATATTTCGTCTATTTTACTGCTGGGGTAACTATACTTAAGCTTCTGGGAATTGATCCAGCACCTATTTTAGCAGGTGCAGGAATTGTGGGTATAGCAGTTGGTTTAGGGGCGCAAAACCTGATTAATGATATAGTTTGTGGATTTTTAATTTTGTTTGAAAACTATTACTTAGTAGGTGATTATGTTGAAGTTGGGAAAGTAGAAGAGAGAAATGTTGAGGGAATTGTCGAAGCAATTGAACTGCGAACCACTCACGTCCGCCATCCCGATGGACAATTGCAGATTATTCGGAATGGAGATATTGGCTCAATTATTAATTACTCCAAGCAATATATATATGCAAGGGTGGAAGTTAGCGTTTCCTATGACTCTAATTTAGATCATGTATATAGAGTAGTTGACAAAGTAGGACAGCAATTAAAAATGGAGGAACAGGATGTTTTAGAATCTACGCGAGTAGCTGGACTAGAACACTTTGGCGAAAATAATTTATTGCTGCTGACACTTACAAAAGTTAAGCCAGGAAAACACTTGCATATTCAGCGTGTGCTTCGCAAGATATTAAAAGATACTTTTAGCCAAGAAGAAATTGAAATTTGCGGTTTTTCTAAGAATTAA